One window from the genome of Chroococcidiopsis sp. TS-821 encodes:
- a CDS encoding alkaline phosphatase family protein, producing the protein MSPRSLPRLLIVGLDCMEPSLVFEQWRNNLPNFSRLMAQGSYGRLESSIPAITVPAWSCMMSGRDPGELGIYGFRNRSSRGYQKMAIADGRAVKVPRLWDLLGDAGWKVAVISVPGTSPPYPVKGQLVSCFLTPNRSVPHTYPSELANQISQWMPDFILDVPDFRSDEKDRILQDIYTLCDQRFTLAAKLLEREAPDFLMLVDMGVDRIHHCFWKSMDPSHPQYQPNSPYKNAIRDYYVYVDRRVGELLKICGNQTAILIVSDHGARPLIGGICLNEWLIAEGYLVLKETPDVPTSLDEVEVDWSRTKAWGAGGYYGRVFLNVQGREPQGVIPLADYERERSHLAKKLAAIPAPNGQPLNTRVFKPQQIYQKVRGIAPDLIVYFDDLAWRSVGTVGSNLLYTANNDTGPDDANHAQYGLMIFYDSQQPAQGKVIENAQIYDILPTLLHRYQLARPSNLRGKVLPI; encoded by the coding sequence ATGTCACCTAGGTCTTTGCCCCGCCTGCTGATCGTTGGATTAGATTGCATGGAGCCATCTTTAGTGTTTGAGCAATGGCGCAATAATCTTCCCAATTTCTCCCGTTTAATGGCACAGGGCAGTTACGGACGGCTAGAGAGCAGCATTCCTGCCATTACCGTGCCTGCTTGGAGTTGCATGATGAGTGGACGCGACCCCGGTGAATTGGGCATCTATGGCTTTCGCAATCGCTCTAGTCGAGGATATCAAAAAATGGCGATCGCCGATGGTCGTGCTGTTAAGGTTCCCCGTCTGTGGGATCTGCTGGGCGACGCAGGCTGGAAGGTAGCAGTCATCAGCGTTCCAGGAACTTCACCCCCCTATCCGGTCAAGGGACAATTAGTATCCTGCTTTCTGACGCCTAATCGCAGCGTGCCTCATACCTATCCTTCTGAATTAGCAAACCAAATTAGCCAATGGATGCCTGACTTTATACTTGACGTACCTGACTTTCGATCTGATGAGAAAGACCGCATTCTGCAAGATATTTATACCCTGTGCGACCAGCGGTTCACCCTGGCAGCTAAACTATTAGAACGCGAAGCACCAGATTTTTTGATGCTGGTGGATATGGGCGTCGATCGCATTCACCATTGTTTCTGGAAGTCAATGGATCCGAGTCATCCCCAATATCAGCCTAACTCGCCCTATAAAAATGCTATTCGTGACTATTACGTTTATGTCGATCGGCGTGTGGGTGAATTACTGAAGATTTGTGGCAATCAAACCGCAATCCTCATTGTATCGGATCATGGAGCGCGTCCGTTGATCGGAGGTATTTGCCTAAATGAATGGTTAATCGCTGAAGGATATCTTGTCTTGAAAGAAACGCCTGATGTTCCTACTTCCTTAGACGAGGTTGAGGTCGATTGGAGCCGTACCAAAGCTTGGGGCGCAGGAGGCTACTACGGTCGTGTTTTTTTAAATGTGCAGGGACGAGAACCACAAGGCGTGATTCCCCTAGCAGACTACGAACGGGAGCGATCGCATCTTGCCAAAAAGCTAGCTGCTATTCCTGCTCCTAACGGGCAACCCCTCAATACTCGCGTATTTAAGCCTCAACAGATTTATCAAAAAGTGCGAGGAATTGCTCCTGATTTGATTGTTTACTTTGACGATTTGGCTTGGCGATCGGTAGGCACTGTAGGTAGCAACTTACTCTATACTGCTAATAACGATACTGGACCTGATGATGCTAACCATGCGCAGTACGGACTAATGATTTTCTACGACTCCCAACAACCCGCGCAGGGAAAAGTTATCGAAAATGCTCAGATTTATGACATTTTGCCTACACTACTGCATCGCTATCAACTCGCGCGACCATCTAACCTCCGAGGAAAGGTGTTGCCAATTTGA
- a CDS encoding ABC transporter permease — protein sequence MTTLPTASQLVAKRREGGITRTINDIALITQRNLLLDIRNPAVIVGATGFPVFLMLIFTASFARVVVPQGSYADYAQFLVPLSIVQGLLFSTASIGTALYNDLDSGMDTRLRTLPIARFALLAGRILGGAGRLLAQVIIITFVGYFIGFRFQTGIVSILAFLLLPVIFASAFCWIAVFFAVKAKAPESVQVSMTSWLLPLTFLSIGLVPLEGFPQWLQGFVAINPVSAAAQALRGLATGGSAIGFVLETLLWSAAITVVFSILAIRAYQHRSI from the coding sequence ATGACAACACTTCCTACTGCATCTCAATTAGTCGCAAAGCGCCGCGAGGGTGGAATAACTCGTACCATTAACGATATTGCCCTCATCACCCAACGCAACTTGCTACTCGACATCAGAAACCCCGCAGTCATTGTCGGTGCAACTGGGTTTCCTGTGTTCTTAATGCTGATTTTCACCGCCAGCTTTGCTAGAGTCGTCGTCCCACAAGGAAGTTACGCCGATTACGCGCAGTTTCTCGTTCCCTTAAGCATCGTGCAAGGATTACTGTTTAGCACCGCTAGTATTGGTACAGCACTATACAACGATCTTGATAGTGGCATGGATACACGGCTGCGAACTTTACCAATCGCCCGATTTGCCTTACTTGCTGGCAGAATTTTAGGCGGTGCAGGACGTTTATTAGCGCAAGTCATCATTATCACATTCGTCGGCTACTTCATTGGGTTTCGCTTTCAAACTGGTATCGTGTCAATCCTGGCGTTTTTACTTTTACCAGTCATTTTTGCATCAGCCTTTTGTTGGATTGCCGTCTTTTTCGCCGTCAAAGCTAAAGCCCCCGAATCGGTACAAGTTTCTATGACATCATGGCTATTACCACTTACTTTTCTCAGTATTGGTTTGGTACCGCTAGAAGGCTTTCCGCAATGGTTGCAAGGTTTTGTTGCCATTAACCCCGTCTCAGCTGCTGCACAAGCACTGCGAGGATTGGCGACAGGTGGATCTGCAATAGGATTTGTCCTCGAAACTTTGCTATGGAGTGCTGCAATTACAGTAGTATTTAGCATCTTAGCAATCCGTGCCTACCAGCACCGCAGCATCTGA
- a CDS encoding ABC transporter permease yields MNSADLHAKAQTLVKLRHESGINRAISDSLLIAWRNLIRLRRTPAVIVSVVLFPILFFSGFLLAFERLMSFQGIDYVQYLVPIITLQAMFFTAMGSAVTLAKDIKTGMLQRCRAMPISRAAVLGGLILAYLVRAIAATIILLTFVHLYGFRFHTNFIAVLGYLALTLLFTTTAVAGYAILALALRQPDLVNSLLIVPYAPLLLLSTGFSPAENFPRWLQPFVQAQPVSHTAAALRALVNGTELLVPLLWSLVWLIGLLVAFGFIAVRLYQKS; encoded by the coding sequence GTGAATAGCGCTGATTTACACGCGAAAGCACAAACACTCGTCAAACTACGACACGAGTCAGGAATAAACCGCGCGATATCTGATAGTCTCCTGATTGCTTGGCGGAACTTGATTCGTCTGCGTCGCACTCCAGCTGTGATTGTCTCGGTGGTTCTGTTTCCGATTTTATTTTTCAGCGGCTTTTTGCTAGCCTTTGAACGCTTGATGAGCTTTCAGGGAATTGATTACGTTCAGTACCTCGTTCCAATTATCACGCTGCAAGCGATGTTTTTTACCGCCATGGGTTCAGCGGTGACGTTAGCGAAAGATATCAAAACAGGAATGCTACAACGCTGTCGGGCAATGCCAATTTCACGGGCGGCGGTACTCGGTGGGTTGATTTTGGCGTATTTAGTGCGAGCGATCGCTGCCACAATTATTTTGTTGACTTTTGTGCACTTATATGGATTTCGCTTCCACACAAATTTTATCGCTGTTCTTGGCTATCTGGCGCTAACGTTACTCTTCACCACAACTGCTGTAGCAGGTTATGCAATCTTAGCTTTAGCTTTGCGTCAACCTGATTTAGTCAACTCGTTGTTGATTGTTCCCTATGCACCTTTACTGCTATTAAGTACAGGTTTTAGTCCCGCCGAAAATTTCCCTCGCTGGTTGCAACCATTTGTCCAAGCACAACCAGTAAGTCACACTGCTGCTGCACTCCGCGCGTTAGTTAATGGTACTGAATTATTAGTTCCCTTACTGTGGTCACTCGTGTGGCTAATTGGGCTACTCGTCGCTTTTGGCTTCATTGCAGTTCGACTTTACCAAAAATCATGA
- a CDS encoding ATP-binding cassette domain-containing protein has protein sequence MTDMMVQAKGLKKRFGNMVALRGIDLAVPAGSVLGVLGPNGAGKTTTINCLTTLLKPDEGWAAIAGYDVVKQPAAVRALIGVTGQFAAVDEELTARENLILFGRLLRLSARQATRRAAELLEQFDLIEASHRRVKEFSGGMRRRLDLAASIVAEPLVLFLDEPTTGLDPRSRRQLWEMVRVLRSRGITILLTTQYLEEADELADRIVVIDRGTVIAEGTSDDLKNRVGGTFCELELADPKDEPQVRRLLADLGDLQGRGSTLTLPAPKGVATLSEVVQRVSATGIVLADISLRRPSLDDVFFALTGHATGDEAS, from the coding sequence ATGACAGACATGATGGTACAAGCCAAGGGACTCAAAAAGCGTTTTGGCAACATGGTAGCGCTGCGTGGAATTGATTTAGCCGTTCCTGCTGGCTCAGTACTAGGCGTGCTAGGTCCTAACGGTGCAGGTAAAACGACAACAATCAACTGTTTAACAACACTACTTAAACCGGATGAAGGATGGGCGGCGATCGCAGGCTATGATGTCGTCAAGCAACCTGCGGCTGTCCGTGCTTTGATTGGCGTGACAGGACAATTTGCGGCTGTCGATGAAGAACTCACCGCGCGGGAAAACTTGATTCTCTTTGGCAGGTTATTACGCTTATCAGCTAGACAAGCAACTCGCCGCGCCGCTGAACTGTTAGAACAATTTGATTTAATCGAGGCAAGCCATCGTCGCGTTAAAGAATTTTCTGGTGGGATGCGTAGAAGACTCGATCTCGCCGCGAGTATCGTCGCTGAACCCTTAGTGCTATTTCTCGACGAACCAACTACCGGACTCGATCCCCGCAGTCGCCGTCAGTTGTGGGAAATGGTACGCGTTTTGCGATCGCGTGGAATCACAATTTTGTTAACAACGCAGTATTTAGAAGAAGCCGACGAACTAGCCGATCGCATTGTTGTGATTGACCGAGGTACTGTGATTGCGGAAGGAACTTCTGACGACCTCAAAAACCGAGTCGGCGGAACGTTTTGTGAGTTAGAGTTAGCCGATCCTAAAGACGAACCGCAAGTGCGACGCCTACTCGCAGATCTTGGCGATCTTCAAGGTAGAGGCTCAACATTAACGCTTCCTGCACCCAAGGGAGTTGCCACCTTATCAGAAGTCGTACAGCGGGTTAGCGCTACAGGTATTGTTTTAGCTGATATTTCCCTGCGTCGTCCGAGTTTAGACGATGTCTTTTTTGCCTTAACAGGTCACGCTACAGGAGATGAAGCATCGTGA
- a CDS encoding carboxypeptidase-like regulatory domain-containing protein: MNFKWKIIVPFALLSVFGSSASAIAHGVRMQARETQAIEVNAEYDTGEPMAQAQVIVYAPNDPATPWLEGTTDKNGNFIFTPDASQPGNWSVQVRQAGHGGIVNIPVEGDRAPTEENTTVAAPEPETNTPRVVTNESANFTPLQLILMGASGVWGFIGTALFFMRGNKSNSDLRRSESQNG, translated from the coding sequence ATGAATTTTAAGTGGAAAATAATTGTTCCCTTCGCTTTGCTTTCAGTTTTTGGCTCATCAGCTAGCGCGATCGCACACGGCGTGCGAATGCAAGCACGAGAAACGCAAGCAATTGAGGTGAATGCAGAGTATGACACGGGCGAACCAATGGCACAAGCCCAAGTGATTGTCTATGCGCCTAACGACCCTGCGACTCCTTGGTTAGAAGGTACGACCGACAAAAATGGAAACTTCATATTTACACCAGACGCTTCCCAGCCTGGAAATTGGTCAGTTCAAGTGCGCCAAGCAGGTCACGGCGGTATTGTCAATATCCCTGTAGAAGGCGATCGAGCGCCGACGGAAGAAAATACTACTGTAGCAGCGCCAGAACCAGAAACAAACACTCCGCGTGTTGTGACTAACGAATCGGCTAATTTTACCCCCTTACAACTGATCTTAATGGGAGCCTCTGGCGTTTGGGGGTTCATTGGCACAGCTTTGTTTTTTATGCGCGGTAATAAGAGTAATTCTGACCTGCGACGTTCGGAGTCCCAAAATGGGTAA
- the cbiM gene encoding cobalt transporter CbiM encodes MHIPDGILPASIIVAGYATTGGVTWYSLRQIKRDRNPQENIPKASLLTAAFFVASWIHIPVPPASVHLILNGLLGTILGYYAFPAILIGLFFQAVMFQHGGLSTLGVNASMFGIPALLAYHLFQLRYKIGKNNRVWTGIFAFLAGAGGLGLSVVLFFILIITNIPANIDATVERNAIYGLVLAHIPLMLIEGAFTAAVALFLMRVKPELLEQ; translated from the coding sequence ATGCACATTCCTGACGGTATCCTTCCCGCTTCGATTATTGTTGCAGGTTACGCGACTACTGGCGGGGTCACGTGGTACTCACTGCGTCAAATCAAGCGCGATCGCAACCCACAAGAAAATATTCCTAAAGCATCGTTACTAACAGCAGCGTTTTTTGTTGCTTCTTGGATTCATATTCCCGTACCACCAGCGAGCGTTCACTTAATTTTGAATGGGCTATTGGGAACTATTTTAGGATACTATGCGTTTCCGGCAATTCTCATTGGCTTATTTTTTCAAGCCGTGATGTTTCAGCATGGGGGATTATCAACGCTGGGAGTCAATGCTAGTATGTTTGGAATTCCGGCGCTTTTGGCGTATCACCTGTTTCAGTTGCGTTACAAAATTGGCAAGAATAATCGCGTGTGGACAGGGATATTTGCGTTTCTCGCTGGCGCAGGTGGATTAGGGCTTTCCGTCGTATTATTTTTCATTTTGATCATTACGAATATTCCGGCAAATATTGATGCAACGGTGGAACGCAATGCGATTTATGGACTTGTACTTGCTCATATTCCATTAATGCTCATCGAGGGCGCGTTTACCGCAGCCGTCGCTTTATTTCTCATGCGCGTTAAGCCGGAATTGTTGGAACAATGA
- the cbiQ gene encoding cobalt ECF transporter T component CbiQ, which translates to MTRGLDAYAYLKSPIHRWEVRCKLVSLLALIFAFAFVQQLILLPAMVVVTLIYYGISRLPVAFLLKRLRYPGFFLAAIAILLPFSVGDTVIWQAGFLALRQEGLLALILIITRFLCILTVGLILFGTAPFLTSIKAMRELGLPAVLADMTLLSYRYIEQFGEDLRRMQTAMRLRGFRVNNLSRRNLTVLASLIGSLLVRSYDQSQQVYQAMILRGYGCVPRRRQRFKTHASDLVALVVTCFVAIGFVVAEIVLAS; encoded by the coding sequence ATGACACGCGGATTAGACGCCTATGCTTATCTGAAGTCTCCAATTCACCGCTGGGAAGTGCGATGCAAACTTGTCTCGCTTTTGGCGTTGATTTTTGCCTTTGCTTTTGTACAGCAGTTAATTTTGTTACCAGCAATGGTTGTCGTGACGTTGATTTACTACGGTATTTCGCGTCTACCAGTTGCTTTTTTGCTGAAGCGGTTGCGTTATCCTGGTTTTTTTTTGGCGGCGATCGCGATTCTCTTACCCTTCAGTGTTGGCGATACAGTCATTTGGCAAGCAGGTTTCTTGGCACTGCGACAAGAAGGATTACTCGCGCTAATATTAATCATTACTAGATTTTTGTGTATTTTGACCGTTGGTTTGATTTTGTTCGGTACTGCACCATTTCTAACGAGTATTAAAGCAATGCGCGAGCTTGGTTTACCCGCCGTTTTAGCTGATATGACGCTGCTTTCGTACCGCTATATCGAACAATTTGGCGAAGATTTAAGAAGAATGCAAACAGCAATGCGCTTACGCGGGTTTCGAGTTAACAACTTAAGTCGGCGTAATTTAACCGTTTTAGCATCGCTCATCGGTAGCTTATTAGTGCGGAGTTACGACCAATCTCAGCAAGTTTATCAAGCCATGATTTTACGGGGGTATGGTTGCGTTCCTCGACGCCGTCAACGCTTCAAAACTCATGCTAGCGATCTTGTCGCCTTGGTTGTGACTTGTTTTGTTGCAATAGGGTTTGTCGTTGCAGAGATCGTCTTGGCATCATGA
- a CDS encoding energy-coupling factor ABC transporter ATP-binding protein produces the protein MKQQVPVQVAIAIQNLSFSYQNRLKVLQNINIIIHAGERVGLIGANGSGKTTLFLLTCGVLKPTAGNIILFDKPVAVGEFRPEIGLVFQNPNDQLFLPSVRDDIAFGPENMGLTATEVEERIQEAVSLTGVQNLIERVPHNLSGGEKCMVAIAGVLAMRPQVVLYDEPSANLDMRSRRRLIQFLQRSPQTMMISSHDLELILEVCDRVLLLGEGQIVADGNPRDIMSNQQLMEAHGLEKPFSLMNL, from the coding sequence ATGAAGCAGCAAGTCCCCGTTCAAGTAGCGATCGCAATCCAAAATCTCTCTTTCTCGTATCAAAACAGACTGAAGGTTTTACAAAATATCAATATAATTATCCATGCTGGTGAAAGAGTTGGTTTAATCGGCGCTAATGGTTCTGGGAAAACGACCCTCTTTTTGCTAACGTGCGGTGTCTTGAAGCCTACCGCTGGAAACATAATACTTTTTGATAAACCAGTCGCGGTGGGAGAGTTTCGTCCTGAAATTGGTTTAGTATTTCAAAATCCCAACGACCAATTATTTTTGCCTTCAGTGCGGGATGATATTGCGTTTGGTCCTGAGAATATGGGATTAACTGCAACCGAAGTTGAAGAACGCATTCAAGAAGCTGTCTCACTGACTGGGGTGCAGAATTTAATCGAACGGGTTCCGCATAATCTCTCCGGCGGTGAGAAGTGTATGGTTGCAATTGCCGGAGTTTTAGCGATGCGTCCGCAAGTTGTTTTGTATGACGAACCTTCGGCTAATTTAGATATGCGTTCTCGGCGGCGTTTGATTCAGTTCCTTCAGCGATCGCCGCAGACAATGATGATCTCTTCCCACGACTTGGAACTGATTTTAGAAGTGTGCGATCGCGTACTTCTTCTCGGTGAAGGTCAAATTGTTGCTGATGGCAATCCTCGCGACATTATGAGCAATCAGCAGTTGATGGAAGCACACGGTTTAGAAAAGCCTTTTTCGCTGATGAACTTATAG
- a CDS encoding MFS transporter produces the protein MLRDPKLLVLLLAGSLTTMTGGVVAPVLPEIIEHLQLDAGLAANLVSVHNLTIALFSPPLGILADRIGRLKVLVPALIFYALFGVAGAFMHDFWSLLLLRALLGAASGGIAAASLGLLGSMYEGQARSQALGLATSTLTITGITDPLLGGWVGASRWQNAFYLYGVGLPIAFLAAAILKEQPRKTKSPQVQAGLRQVLLQRHTLKVLIALSLTSVAMYAVVIYAPLYLDATINADTLLNGIVLASRAIGAGVISAFGASKLARRLGAARAIALGFGLMAVTLAVIPLLYQVSWIVVSAIIFGVGFGIVLPNLYNALANLAPDQLRASILAIGTGMGFLGQFLSPILLAPVLNYAGIEAVFYAAAVIAVGTGTILLAPQR, from the coding sequence ATGTTACGCGACCCCAAACTTTTAGTACTGCTGCTAGCTGGCTCGTTGACAACAATGACAGGAGGAGTTGTCGCACCAGTTTTACCAGAGATTATTGAACACCTGCAACTTGATGCTGGATTAGCCGCTAACTTAGTCAGCGTGCATAATTTGACAATTGCACTCTTTAGTCCACCATTAGGTATTTTGGCAGATCGTATCGGGCGATTAAAAGTTTTAGTACCTGCACTCATTTTTTACGCTTTGTTTGGTGTCGCAGGCGCATTCATGCACGATTTTTGGTCACTCCTACTTTTACGCGCTTTGTTAGGTGCAGCCAGTGGTGGTATTGCAGCAGCGAGTCTTGGTTTACTTGGAAGTATGTATGAAGGACAAGCGCGATCGCAAGCTTTAGGACTTGCAACAAGTACACTGACAATCACAGGAATTACCGATCCTTTACTTGGTGGTTGGGTAGGTGCAAGTCGATGGCAAAATGCATTTTATCTCTATGGAGTAGGGCTACCAATCGCATTCTTAGCTGCTGCTATTCTTAAAGAACAACCACGAAAAACAAAATCGCCTCAAGTTCAAGCTGGATTACGCCAGGTATTGTTACAACGCCACACATTAAAGGTATTAATTGCCCTCAGTTTAACTTCTGTAGCAATGTATGCAGTAGTAATCTATGCTCCTTTGTACCTCGATGCAACGATCAATGCAGATACACTGCTAAATGGCATCGTTTTAGCATCGCGGGCGATTGGTGCTGGGGTTATATCAGCGTTTGGTGCAAGTAAACTAGCAAGACGTTTAGGTGCTGCACGCGCGATCGCATTAGGATTTGGATTAATGGCAGTGACTTTAGCCGTCATTCCGCTACTGTACCAAGTGAGTTGGATTGTCGTTAGCGCGATTATTTTCGGCGTTGGCTTTGGGATTGTGCTACCCAATCTTTACAATGCTTTAGCGAATCTCGCACCCGATCAGTTACGCGCGAGTATCTTAGCAATTGGTACAGGAATGGGCTTTTTAGGACAATTTCTCTCACCGATTTTGCTTGCACCAGTCCTCAACTATGCTGGTATAGAAGCAGTATTTTATGCTGCTGCTGTGATTGCGGTCGGCACAGGAACGATCTTGTTAGCGCCGCAGCGGTAA
- a CDS encoding cupin-like domain-containing protein: MNSLTQSNFINSIKDNQVARVDASYLTAKSFFEQYQKVGKPVIVTGLLKDCDWNLEYLRQNLGEQEFLLRYYGHARYQYDKRQWENIGSGVEGQKLPFNKYAELIRDRQAREHDIYLAKCSIKNTSLDPENILNSVGEHLGLHKAMSDFNIWVGPGGHIECLHFDAVDGTLMQMHGAKKIVLFPPSQMYNLYPFPLSIHLRHGLKLRSWFSQVYPEKPDFEAFPNLKIALQHKYEFILNQGELLYIPAGWWHEVTALGDEMVCSVNRFWHIVPTTRAVFSWSVWRTYLGNLLAVPHILASVAIALCSSDRQQKLKKIRQML, translated from the coding sequence ATGAATAGTTTAACACAATCGAATTTTATTAACTCTATAAAAGACAATCAAGTAGCAAGAGTTGATGCATCTTATCTTACAGCAAAAAGTTTTTTTGAGCAATACCAGAAAGTAGGTAAGCCAGTTATTGTTACAGGATTACTTAAAGATTGTGACTGGAACTTAGAGTACTTACGTCAAAACTTAGGCGAACAAGAGTTCCTCTTGAGATATTACGGTCATGCAAGATATCAGTATGATAAACGGCAGTGGGAAAACATCGGTAGCGGCGTTGAAGGACAAAAATTACCTTTTAATAAATATGCTGAATTGATACGCGATCGCCAAGCACGCGAACATGATATTTATTTAGCAAAGTGTTCGATTAAAAATACATCGCTTGACCCTGAAAATATTTTAAATAGTGTTGGCGAACATCTAGGGTTGCACAAAGCTATGAGTGATTTTAATATTTGGGTAGGTCCAGGAGGTCACATTGAATGTTTGCATTTTGATGCTGTTGATGGCACTTTGATGCAAATGCATGGTGCTAAAAAAATTGTGCTTTTTCCTCCTTCGCAGATGTATAATCTTTATCCGTTTCCACTATCAATTCATTTACGACATGGTTTAAAGTTGCGTTCTTGGTTTAGTCAGGTATATCCTGAGAAACCTGATTTTGAAGCTTTTCCTAATTTAAAAATAGCCCTGCAACACAAGTACGAATTTATTCTTAATCAAGGAGAATTACTTTATATTCCTGCGGGTTGGTGGCATGAAGTTACTGCACTAGGAGATGAAATGGTATGTTCAGTCAATCGTTTTTGGCATATAGTTCCTACAACTAGAGCCGTGTTTTCTTGGAGTGTGTGGCGTACTTATTTAGGAAATTTGCTTGCTGTACCGCATATTTTAGCAAGTGTAGCGATCGCACTTTGTAGTTCAGATCGCCAACAAAAACTCAAAAAGATTCGCCAGATGTTATAG
- a CDS encoding GH3 auxin-responsive promoter family protein has product MTSMEILPSLLTAFARRVKANFVKKTLATDAIQEQFLRDLLLVQSNTELGKQYKLAQIKTIDQFRAQVPVLPYSSYEPFTERIAQGEPNILTPDPVVYLTLTSGSTGKKKLIPTTRRSQNIVRQATLTSIGFLSEALARQNRQFGKLLVTNSVQKWGRTTGNIDYGPSSAGVLRMDKRLYRQFFAHPYEALQLGNSLARHYACLLFALREPTMRGTIANFPMLILRTCHYLERYAEDLIQDLAKGTIAPWLEIEPEMRHQLEKMAIASPKRAAQLSEILHAQGRLTPKLAWQNLSFVATARGGTSDFYFQRFPAYFEDTPIFGAVYSSAEGIFSIYPDVNQDGSVLAIESCFFEFIPEDQWEAEQPKTLLATEVKVGDRYRILITNYCGFYRYDIGDVVEVVGFYNTAPLIVFLHRRGGFVSSTTEKTTEFHATQVMQALQQEFNLLLEDFCITLSENDFPARYIVNIELAPGYKLDDPLAFLKSFDCKLQEVNTHYEISRRDAIPNPQLQILAPGSFATIRQRQLQRGIPDSQLKFPHISEDRNFLAGLSVEKRFDL; this is encoded by the coding sequence ATGACATCAATGGAAATATTACCTTCACTTTTGACCGCTTTTGCTCGACGTGTCAAGGCAAACTTTGTGAAAAAAACTCTTGCTACAGATGCTATACAAGAACAGTTTTTACGCGATTTGCTGCTTGTACAGAGTAATACAGAACTAGGGAAACAGTATAAACTTGCTCAAATTAAAACAATTGACCAATTTCGCGCACAAGTTCCAGTTCTACCTTATAGCAGTTACGAACCTTTCACTGAAAGGATTGCGCAAGGTGAACCGAATATTCTAACTCCCGATCCAGTCGTTTACTTGACACTCACCAGTGGATCGACAGGTAAGAAAAAACTGATTCCCACAACCAGGCGATCGCAAAATATTGTCCGTCAAGCAACGCTAACAAGTATCGGGTTTTTAAGTGAAGCACTCGCCAGACAAAATCGCCAATTTGGCAAACTCTTAGTCACTAACTCTGTACAAAAATGGGGACGTACCACTGGCAATATCGATTATGGACCATCAAGCGCGGGTGTTTTGCGGATGGATAAGCGACTTTATCGGCAATTTTTCGCGCATCCTTACGAAGCCCTGCAACTGGGTAATAGCCTGGCAAGACATTACGCGTGTTTACTATTCGCCCTGCGAGAACCGACGATGCGGGGTACGATCGCTAACTTCCCCATGCTGATTTTACGCACTTGTCATTATCTAGAGCGTTATGCTGAAGATTTGATTCAAGATTTAGCAAAAGGAACGATTGCACCTTGGTTAGAAATTGAACCAGAAATGCGCCATCAGTTAGAAAAAATGGCGATCGCATCACCAAAACGCGCCGCCCAATTAAGCGAAATCTTACACGCACAAGGACGACTGACGCCTAAACTGGCATGGCAAAATTTATCTTTCGTTGCTACAGCTAGAGGAGGAACTTCAGATTTTTATTTTCAACGATTTCCCGCTTATTTTGAAGATACTCCAATATTTGGTGCTGTTTATTCTTCTGCTGAAGGTATATTTAGCATTTACCCTGATGTTAATCAAGATGGTAGTGTTTTAGCAATTGAAAGTTGTTTCTTTGAATTTATACCAGAAGATCAGTGGGAAGCAGAACAGCCCAAAACACTTTTAGCGACTGAAGTTAAAGTAGGCGATCGCTACCGCATTTTGATTACAAATTATTGTGGCTTTTACCGTTATGATATTGGTGATGTTGTTGAAGTTGTTGGGTTTTACAACACTGCTCCACTCATTGTATTTTTGCATCGTCGTGGCGGATTTGTTTCTTCAACAACTGAGAAAACAACAGAATTTCATGCCACACAAGTTATGCAAGCTTTACAACAAGAGTTTAATTTACTGCTAGAAGATTTCTGCATTACCTTATCTGAAAATGATTTTCCGGCACGTTATATAGTTAATATTGAGTTAGCGCCAGGATACAAGTTAGACGATCCATTAGCTTTTCTTAAAAGTTTTGACTGCAAGTTGCAAGAAGTTAATACGCACTATGAAATTAGTCGTAGAGATGCAATTCCCAATCCACAATTACAAATCTTAGCTCCTGGAAGTTTTGCAACTATCCGCCAACGGCAGTTACAAAGAGGAATTCCTGATTCGCAATTGAAGTTTCCTCACATTAGCGAAGATCGTAATTTTCTTGCTGGTTTATCGGTAGAAAAGAGGTTTGATTTGTAA